ACAGCTGGTTCTAATGAAGATGAATATAGTAAGTTGTCTACATTGGTATTTGATGTAAAGGCCGAAAAAGATGCTGTTAAGATTACTGATATTGCAGTAACTGTCGCTAAGGCAGGAACAGGAGGTGCTACAGCTTCCACAACAGCTTATCTTTTTGATGGTACAACAGAATTAAACAGTGCTGACGTATCTGATACTACTGGTATAGCTACCATTTCAGATAGTAATGGACTTATTACAGTCCCAGCTGGTACCACAAAGACTCTTACAATAAAGCTTGATATTGCTGGCGCAAATGCGACTGTATCAAATATCACGACTTCTATTGCGTCTGGCGGTATCACTTCAGAGAACACTGTCGGAGATGGTGTAACTGAAAGTGGTTCAGCTACAGGTTTCCAGATTGGTGTTAGAAATCAAGGACCTGTAATCACTCTAACTTCAAGAAGTCTTACTCCATCTGCACTTCAGTCAGATACAACAAATATTATGAGTACCTCTACTCTTACAGCTAGCTTCAATGTTCACATTGTAGCCGTAGGTGGTCCTATAATGTTTGGATCGAGTCAAGCATCTTCTAGTCCATTCTTTGCTAGTACCTCTCCAACAACCAATGGTTCAAAGAGTTATACAGTATATGTAAATGGTGTAGCAGATACTACGGTTGGATCGGTTGCAACCTCAACTTCCTTTACATTCCCATCAACATGTTCAACAGCTGGTTATACCAATAGTTGCGTGTTGCCTGAAGGATCATCAATTGATGTTCCTATCTCATTGGAACTAAAGGGTCGCAGGGCTTCCGGTGCCGCTCTTACAGCTGGTCTATATTCTGTCGGTATATCAGCACTTAACTGGAGTGGTGGCCCAACCAACTTCATGAGTGGTGAGACGACTTGGATTACACCTGAAGTAAGTTTCCCATAAGCCTAGTTTAACTTAGCTTATCTAGCGTTATATTGAACGCAACAAAAAAACCACCTTCGGGTGGTTTTTTTGTTGCTGAATAATAAATGTACCAATCTGTTATCCACAGATATTCGGGATAAGTATGTATGCGGTAGGTGTATACTTATGAGAGTAAAAATAGCTAGTCGGCTATTACTGAAATTAATTTAGAAATAATTATTAATATGAAAATGTTATTAAGTTTGAGGCAAAATAAAACAGTTTACGCATTATCAATCATTGCTTCGGTATTTTTTGTAGTTACTCTTGTGTCTGCGGCGACAACAATAAGTACAAATATTGTAACGGAGGGGACACTTGCGGTTACGGGAGCATCTACATTAAGTTCAACTCTTGATGTAACTGGCTTATCAACGCTGACTTCACTTAAGGTTGGTTCTAGTGGTACGACACTAACTCAAGTACTGAGTGGTACCTGTTCTCTCGTGTCGAACACGTCTATAGCAGCGACTTCAACTGGTACTGGAACTTGTGTAACCACTGGTTCTGTTGCTGGGGATGTTGTCATTGTTTCTTTGGCTACAACGACGACCAAGCTGGCAGCCCAATATTCAGTTATTGGAACAGTGGCTGGTACTGATTCTACAACGGTGAGACTCCTTAATCTTACAGGTACGGCCGCGGTTCCATCAGCAACGAATGGTTTTGGTTCAAGTACACAATATTGGATTGTAAGATAGGTTAATAATATAATATTATGTACAAAATTATTATTTCTGTATCTCTAACAATCATTGCTGTACCAATGATTGTCGGGGCTGCATACAATGATGTGAGTTTGACAACTGATGCAGTAATAACTGTCGGTTCGTATTCTCTATCTGTAAATGGTTCGACGGCTGTAGTAGAATCAATTGTGGTAAGTGCAACAGATTTTACAGTTACAATGCCAGCTGGATCATCTATTGCTGTACAATCAACAGGTAAATACATTATGGAGACGAGAGGTGTAGCTAATGGTTATACTTCTCAAGAATGTAGTGCATCTAGTAATACACTGACTATTACTATTCCTTCAAGTCAAGCAACAGAGACGGCTGTGATTACTCCGACGGCTACTGTTTGTAGTGTGGCGACTAGTGCTGAAAGTGGGAGAAGGTCAAGCGGAGGAGGGTCACGGGCTGTTTCAGTCCCAACTCCGACAGTAACCACTTTGACTAATAACACAGTCTCTAATCTTACTGTTCTAGTTTCAACACCATTTACGCGTCGTCTAGTAAAGAGTGTATCAGGAAATGATGTTAAGAATTTGCAGATTGTACTAAACTCTGATAAGGATACTAAAATTGCTTTAGAAGGATCCGGTTCTCCTGGAAATGAGACGAACTTCTTTGGTAGTCTAACTTTGAAAGCAGTCCAAAAATTTCAAGTCAAGTATAGTATCGCAAAAGATGGTGATGAGGGTTATGGACAAGTTGGTCCAAAGACAAGGGCAAAGTTAAATGAAT
The Candidatus Paceibacterota bacterium DNA segment above includes these coding regions:
- a CDS encoding peptidoglycan-binding domain-containing protein: MYKIIISVSLTIIAVPMIVGAAYNDVSLTTDAVITVGSYSLSVNGSTAVVESIVVSATDFTVTMPAGSSIAVQSTGKYIMETRGVANGYTSQECSASSNTLTITIPSSQATETAVITPTATVCSVATSAESGRRSSGGGSRAVSVPTPTVTTLTNNTVSNLTVLVSTPFTRRLVKSVSGNDVKNLQIVLNSDKDTKIALEGSGSPGNETNFFGSLTLKAVQKFQVKYSIAKDGDEGYGQVGPKTRAKLNELSGKR